In Flavobacterium gelatinilyticum, a genomic segment contains:
- a CDS encoding RagB/SusD family nutrient uptake outer membrane protein, whose translation MKKIIASIILFSIVSVSCSDFIEKDERGTQTLENYFQTAQECENYANELTRRLLIPSDWWTLVAPRVTNEMSTDDAWMGNTGQDSGAHRPCSQYLATPDNMGDMNNVYTAHYYTIQSANIGLEKMALSPISETQKNQYMGESLFVRAYCYYELVNLYGGVPLYTNSLGTSDLKLERSPAAAVYAQIEADLKDAAAKLENIPAARDGRINKWAAYALLARVSLFQEKWAEAKTYSNKVITEGPYALESDFLNIWNVNNHNGVESILEAQSSSVQDRDLGSALPTLAGARGEDKKNFPSNDALDVLDGWGWCMPTSDLENAYLSENDEIRRRSTITKWGEAAYGDETLNPTHKFSLNDNKSGRICRKYYIPIATRRSLEKRDGRLPLNIPLIRLAEMYLTRAEANYHLGGDALADINIIRARVKLDPKTGLSGPTLLRQIYKERRLELAFEGLRLFDIRREKDPSTGRPVIESIMGPNGTFVQYNLNSSDPYETANLREPQDKGINFDPTKHLLWPIPQLEIDLSGGLIKQNPNY comes from the coding sequence ATGAAAAAAATAATAGCATCAATAATACTTTTTTCGATAGTATCAGTTTCTTGTAGTGATTTTATTGAAAAAGACGAAAGAGGAACTCAAACATTAGAGAACTACTTTCAAACTGCGCAGGAATGTGAAAATTATGCAAACGAGCTGACACGCAGATTGTTAATTCCAAGCGACTGGTGGACTTTGGTAGCACCAAGAGTAACCAACGAAATGTCTACAGACGATGCCTGGATGGGAAATACAGGTCAGGACAGCGGTGCGCACAGACCTTGTTCGCAATATCTGGCAACGCCGGATAATATGGGAGATATGAATAACGTGTACACAGCACATTATTATACCATTCAGTCAGCCAATATTGGTTTAGAAAAAATGGCACTTTCTCCAATATCTGAAACACAGAAAAACCAGTACATGGGAGAATCTCTCTTTGTTCGTGCTTACTGTTATTATGAATTGGTAAACCTTTACGGAGGTGTGCCTTTATATACCAATTCATTAGGAACATCTGATTTAAAATTAGAAAGAAGCCCGGCTGCAGCAGTATATGCTCAAATTGAAGCCGACCTTAAAGATGCAGCAGCAAAACTGGAAAATATTCCGGCAGCAAGAGACGGAAGAATTAACAAATGGGCAGCCTATGCTTTACTGGCTCGCGTATCGCTGTTTCAGGAAAAATGGGCTGAGGCAAAAACATATTCTAATAAAGTGATTACAGAAGGACCCTACGCATTAGAATCTGATTTTTTAAATATCTGGAACGTAAACAACCATAACGGAGTTGAATCTATTTTAGAAGCACAGTCTTCATCTGTTCAGGATAGAGATTTAGGATCGGCACTGCCAACTTTAGCAGGAGCAAGAGGAGAAGACAAAAAGAATTTCCCAAGCAACGATGCACTGGATGTTCTTGACGGATGGGGATGGTGTATGCCGACAAGTGATTTAGAAAACGCTTACCTTTCTGAAAATGACGAAATCCGCCGCAGAAGCACCATTACAAAATGGGGAGAAGCAGCGTACGGAGACGAAACCTTAAACCCAACTCACAAATTCAGTTTAAACGACAATAAATCAGGACGTATCTGTCGTAAATATTACATCCCGATTGCAACTCGTCGTTCTTTAGAAAAAAGAGACGGCCGCCTGCCATTAAACATTCCGTTGATTCGTCTGGCTGAAATGTATTTAACAAGAGCAGAAGCCAATTATCATTTAGGAGGAGATGCTTTAGCCGATATTAACATCATCAGAGCACGTGTAAAACTAGATCCAAAAACAGGATTATCAGGACCAACGCTGTTAAGACAAATCTACAAAGAGCGTCGTTTGGAGCTGGCTTTTGAAGGACTTCGTTTATTCGATATCCGCCGCGAAAAAGACCCGTCAACAGGAAGACCGGTAATCGAATCGATCATGGGACCAAACGGAACTTTTGTTCAGTACAACCTGAATTCTTCAGATCCGTATGAAACAGCCAATTTGAGAGAACCGCAGGATAAAGGAATCAACTTTGATCCAACTAAACACTTATTATGGCCGATTCCTCAGTTAGAAATTGACTTAAGCGGCGGTTTAATCAAACAAAACCCGAACTACTAA
- a CDS encoding glycoside hydrolase produces MRKIYLSLLLVISSLSFAQRTVTISTDNVVQTMDGFGGSDAWRAQFVGKNWPEQKKNAIADLLFSKEIDAQGNPKGIGLSIWRFNLGAGSTEQGENSKVSDEWRRSECFLNADGTYDFSKQEGQRWFLQAAKKRGVEKFLIFTNSPPVHMTNNGLSFASQKNKLNLKDGAIPKFADFLVQSIQGLEKKEGIKFDYVSPLNEPQWEWMPKHGDTNSQEGTPATNQEIYEVTKALSEQLKAKKMNTEIVIAEAAQIDYLYDNVNAENRDNQIDYFFGKNKTNVTKFSNVKNVILGHSYFTTWPIERQVLSRKLIAAEVKQKPGLKYWQSEYCILENPGEAEIPGGSGGGRDLGMQTALFVARLIHNDIAVANAASWQWWTSITRVDYKDGLIYLDDGKSNGGTEPDYVKNDGQFHDSKLLWAFGNYSLFVRPGMLRVEVPDQNELDKANDVMLTAYKDVQNKKLIIVAVNCGKSAQKYKFDLSKGTLKNNEFTPYVTSDISNLKRAEVQKNGNLEIPARSVVTFVGELQ; encoded by the coding sequence ATGAGAAAAATATATCTCTCGCTTTTATTAGTAATCAGTTCGCTGTCATTTGCACAGCGAACGGTTACTATCAGCACAGATAATGTTGTACAAACCATGGACGGTTTTGGAGGCTCGGATGCCTGGAGAGCGCAGTTTGTGGGAAAAAATTGGCCTGAGCAGAAAAAAAATGCCATTGCCGATTTATTATTTAGTAAAGAAATTGATGCACAGGGAAATCCAAAAGGAATAGGACTTTCGATCTGGAGATTTAACCTTGGCGCAGGAAGTACAGAACAAGGCGAAAACAGTAAAGTTTCGGACGAATGGAGAAGAAGCGAATGTTTCTTAAACGCTGACGGAACGTACGATTTTTCAAAACAGGAAGGACAAAGATGGTTTTTACAGGCTGCGAAAAAACGCGGTGTCGAAAAATTCCTTATTTTCACCAACAGCCCTCCGGTTCACATGACTAACAACGGATTGTCTTTTGCCTCTCAAAAGAATAAACTGAATCTAAAAGATGGTGCAATTCCAAAATTTGCTGATTTCTTAGTTCAAAGTATTCAGGGACTGGAGAAAAAAGAAGGAATAAAATTCGATTACGTAAGTCCGCTTAATGAACCACAATGGGAATGGATGCCTAAACACGGCGACACCAACAGTCAGGAAGGAACACCGGCAACCAATCAGGAAATATACGAGGTAACTAAAGCACTTTCGGAACAACTGAAAGCTAAAAAAATGAATACCGAAATTGTGATTGCAGAAGCCGCACAAATCGATTATTTATACGATAATGTAAATGCCGAAAACCGTGACAATCAAATTGATTATTTCTTTGGAAAAAATAAAACCAACGTCACTAAATTTTCGAATGTAAAGAATGTAATCCTCGGACACAGTTATTTTACAACATGGCCTATTGAAAGACAGGTTTTAAGCCGAAAATTAATTGCGGCAGAAGTAAAACAAAAACCGGGATTAAAATACTGGCAGTCGGAATACTGCATTTTAGAAAATCCGGGAGAAGCTGAAATTCCGGGAGGTTCCGGCGGAGGAAGGGATTTAGGAATGCAGACGGCACTTTTTGTAGCCCGATTAATTCATAATGATATTGCAGTTGCCAATGCCGCATCATGGCAGTGGTGGACATCAATCACAAGAGTCGATTACAAGGATGGTTTAATATATCTGGACGACGGAAAAAGCAATGGCGGTACAGAACCGGATTACGTAAAAAACGACGGACAGTTTCATGATTCAAAACTGCTTTGGGCTTTTGGTAATTATTCTCTTTTTGTACGTCCGGGAATGCTGCGCGTAGAGGTTCCGGACCAAAACGAACTTGACAAAGCAAACGATGTTATGCTGACTGCATACAAAGACGTTCAAAACAAAAAACTGATTATTGTAGCCGTAAACTGCGGAAAATCAGCTCAGAAATATAAATTTGATCTATCAAAGGGAACTTTAAAAAACAACGAGTTCACACCTTACGTAACTTCTGATATATCAAACCTAAAAAGAGCCGAAGTTCAAAAAAATGGAAATCTGGAAATCCCTGCAAGGTCGGTAGTAACGTTTGTGGGAGAATTGCAATAA
- a CDS encoding glycoside hydrolase: MKFANTTKVSLLCAGLLFANTLFVSCESDNSDSNSDASGVASLNVNLDANLQTMESFGASDAWQCNFIGKNWPSDKRNKIADLLFSQGLDADGNPKGIGLSLWRFNIGAGSAEQGEASDITDEWRRSECFTTDGVSYDMSKQAGQVWFMKAAKERGVDKLLAFANSAPVYLTQNGKAHASIKEFYNLKDGKMPDLADFWTTSLDKLKTEHGLTIDYVSPFNEPQYEWDGSGQEGSPATNANIYNFVNILSPKLQAKGLEAKIVVGEAGSYESLYKTVSGKESRSNQIDYFFGSNSTKNIAGLSNVKKTISGHSYWQAWPLTELISSRQAAAARIQSTGGVSLWSSEYCVLESPGTAELPGGAGAGRDLGMSLALWTARIISTDISIGGVTSWQWWTAISRGDYKDGLIHVDDGASNGAGNADYCKNDGYIRDSKTLWALGNFSFFVKPGMVRVMIPELDNAAAATDVMLTAYKDTASKKLVIVAVNISKSAKKYKLNLSGGAVADNKLTPYITSDKLSLKKGTAVDASNFEIPARSVVTYVGNYK; encoded by the coding sequence ATGAAGTTCGCAAATACAACTAAAGTAAGTCTGCTGTGTGCAGGCTTACTTTTCGCAAACACTTTATTCGTAAGCTGTGAATCTGATAATTCAGACTCAAATTCAGATGCTTCGGGAGTGGCAAGTCTGAATGTAAATCTGGACGCAAATCTTCAGACTATGGAAAGCTTTGGAGCTTCGGATGCGTGGCAGTGTAATTTTATTGGTAAAAACTGGCCATCGGATAAAAGAAACAAAATAGCCGATTTATTGTTCAGTCAGGGACTTGATGCGGATGGAAACCCAAAAGGAATCGGATTATCATTATGGCGTTTTAACATTGGAGCCGGAAGTGCAGAACAAGGTGAGGCAAGTGATATTACAGACGAATGGAGAAGATCAGAATGTTTTACAACTGATGGCGTTTCGTACGATATGAGCAAACAAGCCGGACAGGTTTGGTTTATGAAAGCAGCAAAAGAACGCGGTGTTGATAAACTATTGGCTTTTGCAAACAGTGCTCCGGTTTATTTAACACAAAACGGAAAAGCACATGCCTCGATCAAAGAATTTTACAATTTAAAAGATGGAAAAATGCCGGATCTTGCTGATTTCTGGACAACATCTTTAGATAAATTAAAAACAGAACACGGATTAACAATCGATTATGTAAGTCCGTTCAACGAACCGCAGTACGAATGGGACGGTTCAGGACAGGAAGGTTCTCCGGCAACCAATGCTAATATTTACAATTTTGTAAATATTCTTTCGCCAAAATTACAGGCAAAAGGTCTGGAAGCAAAAATTGTAGTAGGAGAAGCAGGTTCTTACGAATCATTGTACAAAACCGTTTCAGGAAAAGAAAGCAGATCAAACCAGATTGATTATTTCTTCGGAAGCAATTCAACTAAAAATATTGCAGGTTTAAGCAATGTAAAAAAGACCATTTCAGGACACAGCTACTGGCAGGCATGGCCGTTGACCGAACTGATTTCATCAAGACAAGCCGCCGCAGCAAGAATTCAGTCAACAGGTGGAGTAAGCCTTTGGTCATCTGAATACTGTGTGCTTGAAAGTCCGGGAACAGCAGAACTTCCTGGCGGTGCAGGAGCAGGCAGGGATTTAGGAATGTCACTTGCCCTTTGGACAGCCCGTATTATTAGTACTGATATTTCTATTGGAGGCGTTACCTCATGGCAGTGGTGGACAGCCATCAGCCGTGGTGATTACAAAGACGGTTTAATTCACGTAGACGACGGTGCAAGCAACGGAGCAGGAAATGCAGATTATTGCAAAAACGACGGATACATTAGAGATTCTAAAACACTTTGGGCTTTAGGAAACTTTTCATTCTTCGTAAAACCGGGAATGGTAAGAGTAATGATTCCAGAGTTGGATAATGCAGCAGCAGCAACCGATGTTATGCTGACAGCTTACAAAGATACAGCCAGTAAAAAACTGGTAATTGTGGCGGTAAACATCAGTAAATCAGCTAAAAAATACAAATTAAACCTTTCGGGAGGTGCAGTAGCAGATAACAAACTGACGCCGTACATTACTTCTGATAAGTTAAGCCTGAAAAAAGGAACAGCAGTAGATGCTTCGAATTTCGAAATTCCGGCAAGGTCAGTTGTGACGTATGTAGGGAATTATAAATAA